A region of Necator americanus strain Aroian chromosome I, whole genome shotgun sequence DNA encodes the following proteins:
- a CDS encoding hypothetical protein (NECATOR_CHRI.G3136.T1), with the protein MATGERRSNPRLLRTSLILDQGDTRTTRHGDCLRLCTYNARIVSTDADTHALLGAAERIKFHMIALHETKCRWGNARQMNDGTLVIREERVSLRSVEGVGFVVHLSVVHLLDSHEVLSPHLVILRLRPLRQTPVSIIKCYSPTSSADESELDAIYEELEKVICNEKFFYKFVVGDFNAKLGIATEEVYRIGRFGLKDRNENDNRLTGLLSAACPFHGNSLLMKKIHRRWT; encoded by the coding sequence atggcgaccggtgagaggcgatcaaatcccAGGTTGCTCAGAAcatctttgattctggaccagggcgacacacgcacgactcgccatggagactgtcttaGACTGTGTACCTACAACGCGAGAatagtgtccacagacgctgacacgcatgcccttctcggagctgcagagcgtatcaaatttcacatgATTGCTCTGCATGAAACCAAGTGCAGATGGGGCAACgcacgacagatgaatgacggtacactcgtcattcgtgaaGAGAGGGTTTCGTTGCGAAGTGTAGaaggtgttggttttgttgtgcacctatctgtcgtccatcttctCGATTCTCATGAGGTCCTCTCACCTCATCTGgtcattcttcgcctccgccctctgcgccaaacaCCTGTCAGTATCATCAaatgctactcaccaacatcatcagctgatgaatccgaattggacgcgatttacgaggagctggagaaAGTAATCTGCAACGAGAAgttcttctacaaattcgttgtcggagacttcaacgcaaaactaggaataGCCACAGAAGAGgtatacaggatcggaagatttggactaaaggaccggaatgaaaatgacaaTCGTCTcaccgggctgttgtccgccgcttgcccctttcatgggaactctcttctCATGAAGAAAATTCATCGTCGCTGGACATga